In the Fimbriiglobus ruber genome, AGTGAAGCCACCGATTAAGTGTTGAGATCGAATAAGCCGAGCACTTCGACCCCGCGGCCCACGTCTCCCGCCAGTTCAGATGAGCGTGCCCGCCGACGAACTCGGTGGACGCCAACGGTGACGGTCACTCGGCTCAACCGTTGATCTCCAATTCCGTCCACTCCGTGATTCGCCGATACCGGGCGAACACGAACCGACAGACGACCGCGCACATCACCAGCCAGAACAGCCCGCTGGCGACGACCCGCAGTGTGTGGTCTTTGCCCTCGGGATGAACCAGATCCACCCAGAGTAGGTTGTCCGATTGCAGGGCGTGCAGGGCCGAGAGTAGCACCGGTCCTCCGGCCAGGAGCGGGGCGGCGCACGCGACCGCCACGAGTAGCGATCGGCGGGTCAACCGACCTGACGTGGCCCGGATGAACCCGACACACAACATCGCCGAGACGAACGCGTGGGCGGTGACGACGGCCGCGGTGGCGGGATCGATCCGGAGGGCGGACCACGACACGCCGCTCGCATACCGGAGTACGGGAATCAGGCAGATGTTGGCGAGTACGAATCCCGCGAAGACGGCGGCGACGCGGGCGGCGTGCCGGAGACTGCTTTCGTCCGGCCGCGGCTGAGACCAGCGGGTGGCCCGCCGCTCCCAGTCCGTACCGGGCAGTGGGGTCATCAGGAACCGCTCGACCCGCGGCACCGTGGCCTGGAGTTCCTTCGTCAGTTCCGCCGGGTCGCCGAAGCGCTGGACGGCCAACCGCAGGGCCAGAGTATCGTCCCCGAACCGGGCCCGTTCCTCGCCGTAGATGGCGGCGAGGTGGGCGAGGAGTTCTTCCCGCATCTTCATCTTCCGTCCCGGACCAGCCCGGACCGGCCGGACGACGCGCTCGACGTGGACCATGAGTTCGGTCATGCCGGTGCCCCCAGAATGCCGCCGATGACGGCGGTGAAGTGTTGCCATTCGGACCGGGCGTCGGCGAGACGGCGTGTGCCCTTCGGGGTGAGGCGGTAGACCCGTCGCCGCGGCCCCCGGCGCTCGGACACCCCGTCCTCCCACGCCGACTTGACGTAGCCCGCGGCTTCGATCCGGTAGAGGGCCGGGTAGAGCGACCCTTCCCGGAGCTTGAGCGCCCCGGACCC is a window encoding:
- a CDS encoding helix-turn-helix transcriptional regulator gives rise to the protein MEPISGDALRGHLDALILSALERGSAHGFEVWQRLEAAGSGALKLREGSLYPALYRIEAAGYVKSAWEDGVSERRGPRRRVYRLTPKGTRRLADARSEWQHFTAVIGGILGAPA